A section of the Ruania halotolerans genome encodes:
- a CDS encoding carbohydrate ABC transporter permease produces the protein MLWWVGIFIAALLWVLPLGFVVITSLKDEADILGTSLFSLPSVPDWGNYLEALETGGLMRSAGNSLLVSMIKVPLGLLVSASAAFALARIRFQYSGVVLAVIAFGAMVPVQVALAPLFQIMLATDLLNNPLGLILPYIGFGLPYQVFILYGFFRQIPAELDESAVMDGASNARLFFQIILPLARPALAALFILDFVATWNEFGIALVVLQQQESWTVPLAVQGFQSQFTTSYGPINAFTLMSIVPVLIVYLMFQRYFIRGAFAGAVKG, from the coding sequence GTGCTCTGGTGGGTCGGCATCTTCATCGCCGCGCTCCTGTGGGTGCTGCCGCTCGGCTTCGTGGTGATCACCTCGCTCAAGGATGAGGCCGACATCCTTGGTACCTCACTCTTCTCCCTGCCCTCGGTCCCGGATTGGGGCAACTATCTCGAGGCTCTGGAGACCGGTGGCCTGATGCGCTCGGCTGGTAACAGCCTGTTGGTATCGATGATCAAGGTGCCTTTAGGTCTTCTGGTCTCGGCCTCGGCGGCCTTCGCACTTGCCAGAATTCGCTTCCAGTACAGCGGGGTGGTGCTCGCGGTCATCGCTTTCGGCGCCATGGTGCCCGTACAGGTCGCCCTCGCGCCGCTCTTTCAGATCATGCTTGCGACGGACCTGCTCAACAACCCACTCGGGCTGATTCTGCCCTACATCGGCTTCGGACTGCCGTACCAGGTTTTCATCCTCTATGGCTTCTTCCGGCAGATCCCCGCCGAGCTCGACGAGTCGGCCGTGATGGACGGTGCATCGAACGCCCGCCTGTTCTTCCAGATCATCCTGCCGCTGGCCCGGCCGGCGCTCGCCGCCTTGTTCATTCTCGACTTCGTCGCCACGTGGAACGAATTCGGCATCGCACTGGTCGTCCTGCAGCAGCAGGAGTCCTGGACAGTGCCGCTCGCGGTACAAGGTTTCCAATCGCAGTTCACCACGTCTTACGGCCCGATCAACGCCTTCACGCTGATGTCCATCGTCCCCGTGCTGATCGTCTACCTGATGTTCCAGCGCTACTTCATCCGAGGCGCCTTCGCCGGTGCCGTGAAAGGTTGA
- a CDS encoding SDR family NAD(P)-dependent oxidoreductase: MPGQTPLTGRTALVTGSGAGIGRAVLERFAREGARVIVADRDAAAAEEVAAGVGASARYVIVDISDETSVRAAFENLGAEGWAPDVVVANAGVQLFGEDDRVADLDLEVWRRTIETNFTGTFLTLKYAVRTMRDRSGGSIIVVGSPTAITGEGADFTAYSASKAGIHGLVRTVAAGYAADGIRVNTVVPAYTETALVTTISDDPTAHSAIVGRIPLGRAGTPRDVEGVMVLLASDDGAFATGASFAVDGGMSTL, from the coding sequence GTGCCTGGACAGACCCCATTGACCGGTAGGACGGCCCTCGTCACCGGGTCGGGTGCCGGAATCGGTCGCGCGGTGCTAGAACGATTCGCGCGCGAGGGTGCGCGCGTCATCGTCGCCGACCGCGACGCTGCCGCTGCCGAAGAGGTGGCCGCAGGAGTCGGGGCGAGCGCTCGGTACGTCATCGTCGACATCAGCGACGAGACATCGGTACGAGCTGCGTTCGAGAACCTCGGTGCGGAAGGTTGGGCGCCCGACGTGGTCGTCGCCAACGCCGGCGTGCAACTCTTCGGTGAGGACGACCGGGTCGCGGACCTGGACCTGGAGGTCTGGCGCCGCACAATCGAGACCAATTTCACCGGGACCTTCCTCACCCTCAAATACGCCGTGCGCACGATGCGGGACCGCAGCGGGGGCTCGATCATCGTGGTTGGCTCGCCCACCGCCATCACAGGCGAGGGTGCGGACTTCACGGCGTACAGCGCATCGAAGGCAGGCATCCACGGTTTGGTCCGTACGGTCGCGGCGGGATACGCCGCCGATGGCATCCGGGTAAACACGGTGGTCCCGGCCTACACCGAGACGGCGCTGGTCACCACCATCTCCGACGACCCGACCGCCCACAGCGCCATCGTGGGCCGAATCCCCTTAGGCAGGGCGGGCACACCGCGGGACGTCGAAGGCGTCATGGTGCTTCTCGCCAGCGACGACGGTGCTTTCGCTACCGGTGCCAGCTTCGCCGTCGATGGCGGCATGTCCACGCTGTAA
- a CDS encoding DUF5605 domain-containing protein, whose protein sequence is MSHPSTTARNRSGHTVGAAPTAMRRHEITLRTAAPEHPFTVALHAEVTGPDRTIRIPGFYDGDGMFRLRHLPLTPGTYSFRTVSDLADLHGQEGTFDVGPARPNDHGPVRVAGFHLAHADGAAHLPIGTTAYAWTHQPEHLQESTLASLRAAPFTKLRMCVFPKWYQFNHDEPERFPFEGDGDGGFAFDRFDVTFWQHLEARIDDLADIGVQADLILFHPYDRWGFATMTSDQDDAYLRYAVARLAAFPNVWWSLANEYDLLKSKTPEDWERFAAIIGEEDSVGHLLSVHNCWEVYDHSRPWVSHASMQRVDLYKTAEMVTDWRERWGKPVIVDECGYEGDIDQGWGNLTAEEMLRRTWEGAVRGGYVGHGETYLADDEVLWWSKGGTLKGQSPERIGFLRKLLEEAPGPVEPLPGDWDAPRAGVPDQHVLVYLGFNRPRFRTFRTDPGTSWHVDIIDTWGMTVQTLPTPQEGTFRVDLPARPYMAIRLRAA, encoded by the coding sequence ATGTCCCATCCTTCCACCACCGCCCGGAACCGGAGCGGCCATACCGTCGGCGCCGCCCCCACCGCCATGCGCCGGCACGAGATCACCCTGCGCACTGCGGCGCCGGAGCACCCTTTCACGGTCGCTCTGCACGCGGAGGTGACCGGCCCCGATCGCACGATCCGGATCCCGGGCTTCTATGACGGTGATGGCATGTTTCGCCTGCGCCATCTGCCCCTAACCCCCGGCACGTACTCCTTCCGCACGGTGAGCGACCTGGCGGATCTGCACGGCCAGGAGGGGACGTTCGATGTCGGACCGGCCAGACCGAACGATCACGGCCCCGTTCGCGTGGCCGGGTTCCACCTCGCGCACGCGGATGGTGCAGCACACCTGCCGATCGGCACCACCGCCTACGCGTGGACACACCAGCCCGAGCACCTGCAGGAATCCACGTTGGCAAGTCTGCGCGCGGCGCCGTTCACAAAGTTGCGAATGTGCGTCTTCCCGAAGTGGTATCAGTTCAACCATGACGAGCCGGAGCGTTTTCCGTTCGAAGGCGACGGCGATGGTGGGTTCGCCTTCGACCGCTTCGACGTGACCTTCTGGCAGCACCTGGAGGCACGGATCGATGACCTTGCCGACATCGGCGTGCAGGCGGACCTCATCCTGTTCCACCCCTACGATCGGTGGGGCTTCGCGACGATGACCAGCGATCAGGACGATGCCTACCTACGGTACGCCGTCGCGCGTCTGGCGGCCTTCCCCAACGTCTGGTGGTCGCTGGCCAATGAGTACGACCTCTTGAAATCGAAGACGCCCGAGGACTGGGAGCGGTTCGCCGCCATCATCGGCGAGGAAGATTCGGTCGGGCACCTGCTCTCGGTGCACAACTGCTGGGAGGTGTACGACCATTCGCGCCCGTGGGTCAGCCATGCCAGCATGCAACGGGTCGACCTCTACAAGACCGCGGAAATGGTGACCGACTGGCGGGAGCGGTGGGGCAAGCCGGTCATCGTCGACGAGTGCGGCTACGAGGGAGACATTGACCAGGGGTGGGGCAACCTCACCGCGGAGGAAATGCTGCGCCGCACCTGGGAGGGGGCAGTACGCGGTGGGTACGTGGGCCATGGTGAGACCTACCTTGCCGACGATGAGGTGCTGTGGTGGTCCAAGGGCGGGACCCTCAAAGGCCAGAGCCCTGAACGGATCGGCTTCCTGCGGAAGCTACTGGAGGAGGCGCCCGGGCCGGTCGAACCGCTCCCGGGAGACTGGGACGCTCCGCGCGCAGGCGTGCCAGACCAGCATGTGCTCGTCTACCTGGGCTTCAACCGGCCGCGCTTTCGCACGTTCCGCACCGACCCCGGCACCTCCTGGCATGTCGACATCATCGACACCTGGGGCATGACGGTACAGACGTTACCCACGCCCCAGGAGGGGACGTTCCGCGTTGACCTGCCGGCGAGGCCGTACATGGCGATCCGGTTGCGGGCGGCCTGA
- a CDS encoding LamG-like jellyroll fold domain-containing protein: MSLPRRSPAPGARRRRIAMTAMTAASAIALGTVGAAVNTTTAAAEPGPESTLVVDADQPFREVSHVATGSLYGIADEGVPSDELIAPINPNTFVQMPPGGRQQPTGDTLDVWQTAARHDAGIVVRIVDYYPGWPYQFSWENTEDRKAWEDVIRDVVADVEASGATNIVAYAPWNESDHTWLEENGTFEELWEFSYNVLREELGPDVPIQGPSFSDNITDMRQFLEFAKETDTVPDVLEWHELIRSSKTKGDVESVRAMLDELDLPDLPIDIAEYASPQEVGLPGPLVGYISKFERFGIDRAELAFWNQSGTLGDLLVERGGAPNGAYWLYTWYADMTGDMVTTTPPSNESPLDGAASVNDARDEVRIIAGGNSGPTSIQVNGLDQLALGEDVNVTLEVTPSYGRTTPTAGPITISETTYAVGEDGSITVPVVMNPAYGYHVVVSEAGQTQSLAGMYTLDNVHSGLPLGTDDGGAVQSEAGQGSTWEIRDAGSGLYTVIDNASGLLLGAQPGTIGNGAPTVLQEEDGSEEQLWQLVPDGQGNVRLANYATGLTLGVDQMSTEPGAAVVQWTDGAPTSNCTPDGPRQPGRFGTALDLCGTDSYVTMPDGVVDGVDGDWSISTWVKPSALPTWARVFDIGSGSGSSMFLTLNAGSGPRFVITTSGAGGEQRLDYPGQNLPIDEWTQVTITVSGTTGTMYIDGEAVVTNDQITISPADLGASNGRNWLGRSQYGSDPTFDGALDDFAIHSRALSATEVSELAAGQPVDGDVVSYAFDEPDGGTTVTDSSGNGLDATITVGVGAGASTTATDEETADRFWTLVRAVEPGTGVLTLLNDVQGGGAELYGTGPFMLDVVCTADGQVVLEESVTLAAGAERSFDALPQGATCVVTQTADGGATASELEPADGTVTVGEEPAVVTLTNTFEVTSLTVTKQIEGETDAEVAFAVGLACTWVADGEPRDLEIPGGAVRELVAPDELTATYADLPIGADCVLTESETGGADSTSIAVTSAGEEVTIEGTSAELAVLADAGTSATVTNVFDPADGTPSGNDDDGSSGDGDQSGASDGPGTADDLPSTGATIAWLVAGAVALLLIGGLLLRARRLRSV; this comes from the coding sequence ATGTCTCTGCCCAGAAGATCACCGGCGCCGGGTGCTCGGCGCCGCCGGATCGCGATGACGGCCATGACGGCCGCGAGCGCGATAGCCCTCGGCACCGTGGGAGCCGCCGTGAACACGACCACGGCGGCTGCCGAGCCAGGGCCCGAGTCGACGCTGGTCGTCGACGCCGACCAGCCCTTCCGTGAGGTCAGCCATGTGGCCACGGGATCGCTGTACGGCATTGCCGACGAGGGCGTGCCGTCCGATGAGCTCATTGCGCCGATCAATCCCAACACATTCGTCCAGATGCCGCCGGGCGGCCGGCAGCAGCCGACCGGCGACACGCTCGACGTGTGGCAGACGGCCGCACGTCATGACGCCGGGATCGTCGTTCGGATCGTCGACTACTACCCCGGCTGGCCCTACCAGTTCAGCTGGGAGAACACCGAGGACCGCAAGGCCTGGGAGGACGTCATCCGGGACGTCGTCGCGGACGTCGAGGCGTCAGGAGCGACGAACATCGTGGCCTACGCCCCGTGGAACGAGTCGGACCACACCTGGCTCGAGGAGAACGGCACCTTCGAGGAGCTGTGGGAGTTCAGCTACAACGTCCTGCGGGAGGAGCTGGGTCCCGACGTGCCGATCCAGGGTCCGAGCTTCTCGGACAACATCACCGACATGCGGCAGTTCCTCGAGTTCGCGAAGGAGACGGACACCGTCCCCGACGTGCTCGAATGGCACGAACTGATCCGGTCGTCGAAGACGAAGGGGGACGTCGAGTCCGTCCGGGCGATGCTCGACGAGCTGGACCTGCCCGACCTCCCGATCGACATCGCTGAGTACGCCTCCCCGCAGGAGGTGGGCCTGCCGGGACCGCTCGTCGGGTACATCTCGAAGTTCGAGCGGTTCGGCATCGACCGGGCCGAGCTCGCGTTCTGGAACCAGTCCGGGACGTTGGGCGACCTGCTCGTCGAACGCGGTGGCGCACCCAACGGCGCCTATTGGCTGTACACCTGGTACGCCGACATGACCGGGGACATGGTCACCACGACCCCGCCGTCGAATGAGAGCCCGTTGGACGGTGCGGCCTCGGTGAACGACGCCCGGGACGAGGTTCGGATCATCGCGGGCGGCAACAGCGGCCCGACCTCGATCCAGGTTAACGGCCTTGACCAACTCGCCCTCGGCGAGGACGTGAACGTGACACTCGAGGTCACGCCGTCCTACGGGCGGACCACGCCCACCGCGGGGCCGATCACCATCTCGGAGACGACGTACGCCGTCGGTGAGGACGGATCGATCACCGTCCCCGTCGTGATGAACCCGGCGTACGGGTACCACGTCGTCGTGTCCGAGGCTGGGCAGACCCAGAGCCTGGCGGGGATGTACACCCTCGACAACGTCCACTCCGGCCTGCCCCTCGGCACGGACGACGGCGGTGCCGTTCAGTCCGAGGCCGGCCAGGGCAGCACGTGGGAGATCCGCGACGCCGGCTCGGGCCTCTACACCGTCATCGACAATGCCAGCGGACTGCTCCTCGGTGCTCAGCCGGGGACGATCGGTAACGGCGCACCCACCGTCCTCCAGGAGGAGGACGGGAGCGAGGAGCAGCTGTGGCAGCTTGTCCCCGACGGCCAGGGCAACGTCCGGCTCGCCAACTACGCGACCGGCCTGACCCTCGGCGTCGACCAGATGAGCACTGAACCGGGCGCAGCCGTGGTCCAGTGGACCGACGGGGCCCCGACGTCGAACTGCACGCCCGACGGGCCGCGGCAGCCGGGTCGGTTCGGGACTGCGCTCGACCTGTGCGGTACCGACTCCTACGTCACGATGCCGGACGGTGTCGTCGACGGAGTCGATGGCGACTGGTCGATCTCCACCTGGGTGAAGCCGTCCGCGTTGCCGACCTGGGCCCGGGTGTTCGACATCGGCTCGGGTTCGGGATCGAGTATGTTCCTCACCCTCAACGCCGGCAGCGGGCCGCGCTTCGTCATCACCACGAGCGGTGCCGGGGGAGAGCAGCGCCTCGACTACCCGGGGCAGAACCTTCCCATCGATGAGTGGACACAGGTGACGATCACTGTGTCCGGCACCACTGGCACGATGTACATCGACGGCGAGGCGGTCGTCACCAACGACCAGATCACGATCTCGCCTGCCGACCTGGGGGCGTCGAACGGACGCAACTGGCTCGGGAGGTCGCAGTACGGTAGCGACCCGACGTTCGACGGTGCCCTGGACGACTTCGCGATCCACAGCAGGGCCCTGTCCGCCACCGAGGTTTCCGAGCTGGCTGCTGGGCAGCCGGTCGACGGTGACGTGGTCAGCTACGCCTTCGACGAGCCCGATGGCGGCACGACCGTGACGGACTCCTCGGGCAACGGGCTCGACGCCACGATCACCGTCGGGGTCGGTGCCGGCGCCAGCACCACGGCGACCGACGAGGAGACCGCCGACCGGTTCTGGACTCTCGTACGGGCCGTGGAGCCCGGCACTGGTGTACTGACACTGCTCAACGACGTGCAGGGTGGCGGTGCCGAGCTCTATGGGACCGGCCCGTTCATGCTCGACGTCGTGTGCACTGCGGACGGGCAGGTCGTGCTCGAGGAGTCGGTGACTCTCGCGGCAGGGGCCGAGCGTTCGTTCGACGCTCTCCCGCAGGGCGCCACGTGTGTGGTGACCCAGACGGCCGACGGCGGAGCAACAGCCTCCGAGCTGGAGCCTGCCGACGGAACGGTCACTGTGGGTGAGGAGCCTGCGGTGGTCACGCTGACGAATACCTTCGAGGTCACCTCCCTGACGGTGACCAAGCAGATCGAGGGTGAGACGGACGCGGAGGTGGCGTTCGCCGTCGGGCTGGCCTGTACCTGGGTGGCCGATGGTGAACCGCGGGACCTGGAGATCCCTGGCGGTGCGGTGCGCGAGTTGGTAGCGCCGGATGAATTGACGGCGACATATGCGGATCTGCCGATCGGTGCGGACTGTGTGTTGACCGAGTCCGAGACCGGTGGTGCCGATTCGACCTCGATCGCCGTGACCAGCGCTGGTGAGGAGGTCACCATCGAGGGAACCTCGGCGGAGCTGGCCGTGCTCGCTGATGCGGGAACGTCGGCGACCGTGACCAACGTGTTCGACCCGGCGGACGGCACTCCGTCCGGCAACGACGATGACGGGTCCAGTGGTGATGGTGACCAGTCGGGCGCCTCGGATGGGCCGGGAACGGCCGACGATCTGCCCAGCACCGGTGCCACCATTGCGTGGTTGGTGGCCGGCGCAGTAGCGCTGCTCCTGATCGGTGGTCTGCTGCTGCGGGCGCGTCGCCTGCGCAGCGTCTGA
- a CDS encoding carbohydrate ABC transporter permease: MTSNPTVVGDRAGSHGAAGHSPAAPPGRRRRRTLNPSQWAAVGFAAPLLVYLVLFYAFPLWRNIDLSIHDYTIRAFVQGNAEFVGLQNYAEVFGSSTFPTAVLNTAVFTFGSIAVQFSIGMALAVFFRSSFRLSGVLRAMFLVPWLLPLIVSASTWAWMLNSENGIINSVLGAFGGEQINWLTSPDTALLSVTIANIWLGIPFNLVILYSGLQNIPGEVYEAASLDGAGAWRQFWSVTFPLLRPVSAITLLLGLIYTLKVVDVIWVMTTGGPGDSSTTLAIWSYREAFGTGQPDFSPAAAVGNLLIIIALVFGFLHLQLQRRQEATS, from the coding sequence ATGACCAGCAACCCGACCGTCGTCGGGGACCGCGCTGGGTCGCACGGCGCGGCGGGCCATTCGCCCGCCGCGCCACCCGGCCGGCGCCGCCGACGCACGCTAAACCCGAGCCAGTGGGCCGCCGTCGGCTTCGCCGCGCCGCTGTTGGTGTATCTCGTGCTCTTCTACGCGTTCCCGTTGTGGCGCAATATCGACCTGTCGATCCACGACTACACGATCCGCGCCTTCGTGCAGGGCAACGCCGAGTTCGTGGGCCTGCAGAACTACGCCGAAGTGTTCGGTTCGTCGACATTCCCGACGGCGGTGCTCAACACGGCCGTGTTCACGTTCGGTTCGATCGCCGTTCAGTTCTCGATCGGGATGGCACTGGCCGTGTTCTTCCGGTCCAGCTTCCGGCTCTCGGGCGTGCTACGGGCGATGTTCCTGGTGCCGTGGTTGCTCCCGCTGATCGTCTCCGCCTCCACCTGGGCGTGGATGCTGAACAGCGAGAACGGCATCATCAACTCCGTACTGGGGGCCTTCGGCGGCGAGCAGATCAACTGGCTCACCTCCCCGGACACGGCCCTGCTGTCGGTCACGATCGCCAACATCTGGCTGGGCATCCCGTTCAACCTGGTCATCCTCTACTCCGGACTGCAGAACATCCCCGGTGAGGTCTACGAGGCGGCATCGCTGGACGGCGCGGGTGCCTGGCGGCAGTTCTGGAGCGTGACGTTCCCGCTGCTGCGCCCGGTCTCGGCGATCACGCTCCTGCTCGGCCTGATCTACACGCTCAAGGTGGTCGACGTCATCTGGGTGATGACCACGGGTGGCCCGGGCGACTCTTCCACCACGCTGGCCATCTGGTCCTACCGGGAGGCCTTCGGTACCGGACAACCCGACTTCTCGCCGGCCGCCGCCGTCGGCAATCTGCTCATCATCATCGCGCTCGTCTTCGGATTCCTGCATCTGCAACTTCAGCGCCGACAGGAGGCCACCTCATGA
- a CDS encoding carbohydrate ABC transporter permease — MTERRSLGKTWWKTALGVFFTLVMLFPVYWMVNVSFTQTRDLRADPPHWFPWNFTFEGYQAVFAQQLPALGTSLLIGLGSVVLTVFIAAPAGYALALLHLRGGRTLNFLLLVAQMIPAVVMAMGFYAVYNTLGLLNTIPGLIVADSTIAVPFGVLLFTAFMSGIPRELLQAARVDGAGPWRTFVSIVLPVSRNSILTVSLFAFLWAWSDFIFASTLNRNGDLIPITLSIYNYIGNNTTQWNAIMATAVVASIPASILLVVAQRYVAAGVTAGAVKD, encoded by the coding sequence ATGACGGAGCGCCGATCTCTCGGGAAGACCTGGTGGAAGACCGCACTCGGTGTCTTCTTCACCCTCGTCATGCTGTTCCCCGTCTACTGGATGGTCAACGTCTCCTTCACCCAGACGCGTGACCTGCGGGCCGACCCGCCGCACTGGTTCCCGTGGAACTTCACGTTCGAGGGCTACCAGGCCGTGTTCGCCCAGCAGCTGCCCGCACTCGGCACGAGCCTGCTGATCGGCCTCGGCAGCGTCGTCCTGACGGTGTTCATCGCTGCACCGGCCGGATACGCGTTGGCGCTGCTGCACCTGCGCGGGGGGCGGACACTGAACTTCCTGCTGCTGGTGGCCCAGATGATTCCCGCCGTCGTAATGGCGATGGGCTTCTACGCGGTCTATAACACCCTCGGTCTGCTCAACACGATTCCCGGGCTGATCGTTGCGGATTCCACGATCGCGGTGCCCTTCGGTGTGCTCCTCTTCACCGCCTTCATGTCCGGCATCCCGCGAGAGCTGCTGCAGGCCGCCCGGGTGGACGGGGCCGGGCCGTGGCGCACCTTCGTCTCGATCGTGCTGCCGGTGAGCCGCAACTCGATTCTGACGGTGTCGCTGTTCGCGTTCCTCTGGGCCTGGTCGGACTTCATCTTCGCCTCCACGCTCAACCGCAACGGCGACCTCATCCCGATCACCCTCAGCATCTACAACTACATCGGCAACAACACCACGCAGTGGAACGCGATCATGGCAACCGCCGTCGTGGCCTCGATCCCGGCGTCGATTCTGCTCGTCGTCGCGCAACGCTACGTGGCAGCGGGCGTGACCGCCGGCGCCGTCAAGGACTGA
- a CDS encoding glycoside hydrolase family 127 protein, whose translation MTETLTSSGVRARPVAPAGHRRGVGIGELLLDGGFWGSLQQTNAHATLTHCLDWMERLGWLANFDHVAAGTTGGHRPGWQFSDSEVYKLLEAMAWEFGRTADPDSTEWSHLVRRIAAAQDDDGYLNTCYGHAGQAPRYSDLSTGHELYCTGHLLQAAVARVRTHGVDELVEVARRAADQVCREFGPDGRDGICGHPEIELGLVELGRALGEPRYTEQARLFIERRGRGTLAPIALLSPAYFQDDVPVREVAVWRGHAVRALYLAAGAVDVAVDTDDHDLRTAVERQWTRTVERRTYLTGGMGSRHQDEGFGDDWELPPDRAYCETCAGIASVMVSWRLLLASDDVRYADLIERTFYNVVATSPRADGRAFFYANPLQQREQGAPMQPDAVNPRAEGGARAPWFDVSCCPTNVARTLASWHTYAAFVDDSEGPAGPADGVPTVTLAQYASGDLRVAVGTGELALRVETTYPESGIVRIRVLEVPERPVALRLRVPHWAEGATLAASSVSSPGTEQPSNIMHPARTAHSVAPGWVEVPGERAAGDVVVLELPVTPRLTWPDPRVDAARGTVAVERGPIVLCLESVDLPAGIALEHVRIDTAAELRPYADGALVTARTVELPDGGTGVPPFSSGAAGACTGHDLPDGGAQNPIEVPLVPYHRWAERGPSTMRVFVPTD comes from the coding sequence GTGACTGAGACTCTCACCAGCAGCGGCGTCCGGGCTCGCCCGGTCGCGCCCGCCGGGCACCGCCGCGGCGTGGGCATCGGCGAACTGCTACTCGACGGCGGCTTCTGGGGCTCGCTCCAGCAGACCAACGCCCATGCCACCCTGACCCACTGCCTCGACTGGATGGAACGCCTGGGCTGGCTCGCCAACTTCGACCATGTTGCCGCGGGTACCACTGGCGGGCACCGGCCTGGCTGGCAGTTCTCGGACTCCGAGGTCTACAAACTGCTCGAGGCGATGGCATGGGAGTTCGGTCGGACTGCCGATCCAGACAGCACCGAGTGGTCGCACCTGGTCCGACGGATCGCCGCCGCACAGGACGACGACGGCTATCTCAACACCTGTTACGGGCACGCCGGCCAGGCTCCCCGCTACAGCGATCTCTCCACCGGACACGAGTTGTACTGCACCGGCCACCTGCTCCAAGCCGCCGTCGCCCGGGTGCGTACCCACGGTGTGGACGAGCTCGTCGAGGTGGCGCGCCGCGCGGCAGATCAGGTGTGCCGCGAGTTCGGACCGGACGGGCGCGACGGTATCTGCGGCCACCCGGAGATCGAGCTCGGCCTGGTCGAACTGGGCCGGGCATTGGGGGAGCCTCGATACACCGAGCAGGCCCGCCTGTTCATCGAACGCCGTGGCCGTGGGACGCTCGCCCCGATTGCTCTGCTCAGTCCCGCCTACTTCCAGGACGACGTCCCGGTTCGGGAGGTGGCCGTATGGCGCGGCCACGCGGTGCGTGCCCTCTACCTCGCCGCCGGTGCCGTGGACGTCGCCGTCGACACCGACGACCATGACCTGCGTACCGCGGTCGAACGCCAGTGGACCCGCACGGTGGAGCGCCGCACCTACCTGACCGGCGGCATGGGGTCGCGACACCAGGACGAGGGCTTCGGTGATGATTGGGAGCTACCGCCGGACCGTGCGTACTGCGAGACGTGCGCCGGGATCGCCTCCGTGATGGTCTCCTGGCGGCTACTGCTCGCCTCCGACGACGTCCGGTACGCCGATCTGATCGAGCGCACCTTCTACAACGTGGTGGCCACCTCGCCGCGGGCTGATGGTCGCGCGTTCTTCTACGCCAATCCGCTGCAACAGCGTGAACAAGGCGCTCCCATGCAGCCCGACGCCGTGAATCCGCGGGCCGAGGGAGGTGCCCGGGCGCCCTGGTTCGACGTCTCCTGCTGCCCCACCAATGTGGCGCGCACGCTCGCCTCGTGGCACACCTACGCTGCGTTCGTCGACGACTCCGAGGGGCCCGCAGGCCCCGCCGATGGTGTTCCTACCGTCACGCTCGCCCAGTACGCGAGTGGTGACCTGCGGGTGGCAGTGGGCACCGGGGAACTTGCGCTGCGGGTAGAGACGACCTACCCCGAGTCGGGGATTGTGCGGATCCGGGTGCTCGAGGTTCCGGAACGGCCCGTGGCATTGCGCTTGCGGGTGCCGCACTGGGCTGAGGGGGCCACGCTCGCGGCGTCCTCGGTGAGTTCGCCGGGCACCGAGCAGCCTTCGAACATCATGCATCCGGCTCGCACAGCGCATTCGGTGGCACCGGGCTGGGTGGAGGTGCCGGGCGAACGTGCTGCGGGTGACGTCGTGGTGCTCGAACTTCCTGTCACGCCGCGCTTGACCTGGCCGGATCCGCGGGTGGACGCCGCCCGTGGCACCGTCGCCGTCGAACGTGGTCCGATCGTGCTGTGCCTGGAGTCCGTGGATCTCCCCGCCGGCATCGCATTGGAGCATGTGCGGATCGACACCGCCGCGGAGCTGCGGCCATACGCGGACGGCGCACTAGTAACTGCACGCACTGTGGAACTGCCAGACGGCGGCACGGGAGTACCGCCGTTCAGCTCCGGAGCAGCTGGCGCTTGCACCGGTCATGACCTGCCCGACGGCGGTGCCCAGAATCCGATCGAGGTCCCGCTCGTGCCGTATCACCGGTGGGCCGAACGGGGGCCGTCGACCATGCGTGTCTTCGTTCCGACGGACTGA